From the genome of Ananas comosus cultivar F153 linkage group 16, ASM154086v1, whole genome shotgun sequence, one region includes:
- the LOC109722572 gene encoding LEAF RUST 10 DISEASE-RESISTANCE LOCUS RECEPTOR-LIKE PROTEIN KINASE-like 2.8, with protein MPSSIPILLLPVLSFLSLLAITFSSSDDPSINCSSSSTCGGVSISYPFWRSDGPPSFSAVHCGYPGFGIACELEDKQQPILQIGSDHYYKVTNIDYTNRTINLTDMDVVLATPDTIGCPRSLHNFTFSSDVASSLNYTGADANLTFFFGCSVNDPSPWNDFPQQNVIPCVGYGDKSSFVFPSNGIPPEIRGVPCEDVVVAPVLLHFLATYDFIEALNHGFQLAWIAGAPEGCEECERSGRRCCFNQTRSFCSDATPAGYCPGYESSKKSWRREVFIGVGGGLFVCLCLIACLLCYKKSCDLLVCWKKKSKTSPSVESFIQKYGSLNTKWYRYLEVKRMTKSFADKLGQGGFGIVYKGSLPNGHXTERDLMSESMGFSEVFNLVREPSGLRKPHKFKQSKPEN; from the exons ATGCCATCATCTATTCctatcctcctcctccccgtCCTCTCTTTCCTTTCCCTTCTTGCCATTACCTTCTCCTCATCCGATGATCCCTCAATCAATTGCTCTTCTTCCTCCACCTGCGGCGGCGTCAGCATCTCCTATCCGTTCTGGCGCTCCGACGGTCCTCCGTCTTTCTCCGCCGTCCACTGCGGCTACCCCGGATTCGGGATCGCCTGCGAATTAGAAGACAAGCAGCAGCCTATCCTCCAGATCGGTTCCGACCACTACTACAAGGTCACCAATATCGATTACACCAACCGCACCATCAACCTCACCGACATGGACGTCGTCCTAGCGACCCCCGACACGATTGGGTGCCCGAGATCCCTCCACAACTTCACGTTCTCCAGCGACGTTGCCTCTTCGCTGAATTACACCGGCGCGGACGCCAATctcaccttcttcttcggctgctccGTCAACGACCCCAGCCCGTGGAACGATTTTCCGCAGCAGAACGTGATTCCCTGCGTCGGCTACGGGGACAAGAGCTCCTTCGTCTTCCCCAGTAACGGCATTCCGCCTGAAATTCGGGGCGTCCCGTGTGAGGACGTAGTGGTGGCGCCGGTGCTGCTTCATTTCCTGGCGACGTATGATTTCATCGAGGCGCTGAATCACGGGTTCCAGCTGGCCTGGATTGCCGGCGCTCCCGAAGGCTGCGAGGAATGCGAGCGCTCCGGCAGGCGCTGCTGCTTCAACCAGACGCGCAGCTTCTGCTCCGACGCAACGCCAGCCGGCTATTGCCCTG GTTATGAGAGTTCAAAGAAGAGTTGGAGAAGAG AAGTATTcattggagttggaggtggtctGTTTGTGTGCCTATGTCTCATTGCTTGTCTCTTATGTTATAAGAAGTCTTGTGACTTGCTAGTATGTTGGAAGAAGAAATCAAAGACTTCGCCAAGTGTTGAATCCTTCATACAGAAATATGGATCCTTAAACACAAAATGGTACAGATATTTAGAAGTAAAAAGAATGACCAAGTCCTTCGCTGACAAGTTGGGACAAGGTGGTTTTGGCATTGTTTATAAAGGAAGTCTTCCTAACGGCCATCNCACCGAAAGAGACTTAATGAGTGAATCTATGGGGTTCTCTGAA